TGTTGGCACAGGGCGTCATATCCATGATTGAAGGCGTCATGATTTTCTGCAGCATTGGGCGTGCGCACGGTTACAGTCTTTTCCGGTCTGGACTTCCGACCTTCCAATATGCTTTTGTGACGTATGCCTTAACGGCATTTTTCTACATCATTGCCTTGACGTTAAGTGGTTTGCAAGTAAAAGGTTTGTAGGAGTTGGATGAGaataaaatactagtatttgaatGTTTATGAACACAACTCTTATTAATTTAGTCTCAATGCTTACGAACAGCAATCGTTTCATTAGACTAAGTCCTTAGTTGTAGAATGAtgcatattgattttatttttgacgGTGGAGATACTGGttaccaaaatattaaaaattgctTACATTtgattggatttttttttcagcaaccATGTCACATGTACAAAGGAGAGAAAACTCTACCTGCACGGAATACTTTTTCTACATATACTGTCGCCTTTACATCAACATATTCGTCTCATTGTCTCCAGTAATACTAGTACTAACCATCTTTGCGCTGTTATGTTGCTGTGGGATTGTAAAAGGGTGTTTAACTCATGATTCAGATTAATTATTAAtcaagttttgattttaaattgacTTTTCCGATGAATACGAGGGAAGAATGGTACAATAAGATGTACATTGGCTTGAATAAAATaggattttgcttgaaaaagaaaagtacAATCATATATTGGTATTAAACTGTTATTGTTTGAATGGAAAACCAAACTATCAatcttttcaaattaaaaaatcttcatcttACATGATTGTACAGTAATGATTAGCTCACCTGAGataaaagctcaagtgagcttttttgATCACTTTTGTTCGGCGTCCGTctatctgtccgtctgtctgtagacttTTTCCATTTTCGACTTCTCCAGAATCACTGggctaatttcaaccaaacttggcacaaggCATTATTGGGTAAAAGGAATTTAagtttatcaaaaatgaaagGCCACGCTCCCTTTCAAGGtgagataattaagaattatatAGAGTTATCTGCAATATATGATTTtgattatatacatgttatacAAGCGTGGCGTTTGACAAAATTCCTTCTATTGTACAATGTTTAATATTCAATTGATATGTTATATACCATACTGCAAAccaatataatgtaaaaaaaaaaaaaaaaaatggtatttttcaaaaatcttcttctcaaaaaccaattagccagaaagttgtacatgtaacttgtgtggaagcattacatagattcaagtttgtttaaatcatgatccccgggggtagagtgggccacaatggggggagtcgaatttttacataagattcagagaaaaatctttaaaaatcttcttcttaaaaaccaattATCTTGGTCAGAAAAGTTGtaacttgagt
The nucleotide sequence above comes from Magallana gigas chromosome 2, xbMagGiga1.1, whole genome shotgun sequence. Encoded proteins:
- the LOC117681619 gene encoding uncharacterized protein: MSTFECSSPYNTEYICNDKFSKCCPPSCYNCCSRYYSNIVMGAALIMSGFGIVDFIVGGKLAIECPENDALFSCLMLAQGVISMIEGVMIFCSIGRAHGYSLFRSGLPTFQYAFVTYALTAFFYIIALTLSGLQVKATMSHVQRRENSTCTEYFFYIYCRLYINIFVSLSPVILVLTIFALLCCCGIVKGCLTHDSD